A single genomic interval of Pangasianodon hypophthalmus isolate fPanHyp1 chromosome 8, fPanHyp1.pri, whole genome shotgun sequence harbors:
- the inavaa gene encoding innate immunity activator protein — translation MDCKEEISDSDSGIILNSGPDSPTSPVKDLSTHTRAMRLKHQALEDRLELCLLELKKLCTREAELTGKLSSDYPLLPNEKPPQIRRRVGASFKLDEGLLPHGDGEESVLHSLEADLALQRQIYEAARRLSLEEHISKPVRKSRLQQCKREEKKMKELQEAVLKHCINHGCVSPETCCSSRQRDLCMSDDSSLSDAAAHDDDLEPGPMSPMAVDSVTGFQHVLTLSPCHGTKHASSSSSLEYERSPIQNMPWRESSLDQPYQKQKKLPSASSSRSSSPTGTSIDQRLDDIPPAPQFVFKSLAMRNNNSNSAPSTPKLPLRRHISQSFRFPRTKPEVSKPSLDLSRGRTKLPRRRVTDFALAYSVQRLYQCSSEDSSSEHSISSYSSSSSHELTSEVTKACPPPYGFHRTAQNKSHGQCSTTNILPKNNQTVNKQINKPTVIISCQDNSHDRMLPERDMRKLNLALTSPNTNKQQVEVTSPKRILKPPPPYHRLTRTPSLKEYPNHPSRLLPRDVVTKDLRAWHERNNAGELKLRPLERHGSMRAKRSPDQEPPPYHQIQSQRQTPQKVILQRAPDGTPLQWYEEEDCEIVSQV, via the exons ACACGGGCCATGAGGCTTAAGCACCAGGCTCTGGAGGACAGACTGGAGCTGTGTCTTCTGGAGCTAAAGAAACTGTGCACCAGAGAGGCA gaactTACTGGAAAGCTGTCATCTGACTATCCATTGCTGCCGAATGAGAAACCACCACAGATCAGGCGACGCGTTGGAGCATCCTTTAAACTGGATGAAGGGTTGCTTCCCCATGGAGATGGAGAG GAATCAGTGTTGCATTCACTTGAGGCTGATCTGGCCCTCCAGAGGCAGATATATGAAGCAGCCCGAAGGCTGTCCCTTGAGGAACACATCAGCAAGCCGGTGAGAAAGAGCCGACTGCAGCAATGCAAAcgtgaagaaaagaaaatgaaggagCTCCAGGAAGCTGTGTTAAAGCACTGCATTAACCACGGCTGTGTTTCACCAGAGACCTGCTGTTCCTCCAGGCAGAGAG ACCTGTGCATGTCTGATGACAGCTCGCTGTCTGACGCTGCTGCCCATGATGATG ATTTAGAGCCAGGCCCAATGTCCCCGATGGCTGTGGACTCTGTGACTGGTTTCCAGCATGTGCTGACCCTCTCGCCTTGTCACGGAACAAAACATGCAAGTTCCAGCTCCAGCCTGGAATATGAGCGATCACCCATTCAGAACATGCCATGGAGAGAATCCAGTCTAGATCAGCCATATCAGAAACAGAAGAAACTTCCCTctgccagcagcagcaggtcaAG caGTCCAACAGGAACCTCAATAGACCAGAGACTTGATGACATTCCTCCTGCTCCCCAGTTTGTGTTCAAAAGCCTGGCAATGCGCAACAATAACTCCAACAGCGCCCCCTCCACCCCGAAGCTGCCACTGCGCCGCCACATCTCCCAGTCCTTCAG GTTTCCCAGGACCAAGCCAGAAGTAAGCAAACCGAGCTTAGATCTGAGCCGTGGAAGGACGAAGCTCCCGCGTCGCCGCGTCACTGACTTTGCCTTGGCTTACTCAGTGCAGCGTCTGTATCAGTGCAGCTCAGAGGACAGCAGCTCGGAGCACTCCATATCCTCCTATAGCAGCTCATCCAGCCATGAGTTAACATCTGAGGTGACCAAAGCCTGCCCTCCTCCTTACGGTTTCCACCGCACCGCTCAAAACAAGTCCCACGGCCAGTGCTCCACCACCAACATCCTTCCCAAAAACAACCAAACtgtcaacaaacaaataaacaaaccaacTGTGATCATCTCCTGTCAAGATAATAGCCATGACAGGATGTTGCCAGAGAGAGATATGAGAAAGCTGAACCTGGCTTTGACCTCCCCAAACACAAATAAGCAGCAAGTAGAGGTGACTTCACCTAAGCGTATACTTAAACCCCCTCCACCATACCACAGGCTGACTCGCACACCTTCACTGAAGGAGTATCCCAATCATCCTAGCAGGCTGCTTCCTCGAGATGTGGTGACAAAAGACCTCAGGGCCTGGCATGAGAGGAACAATGCAGGAGAACTCAAGCTTCGGCCACTGGAACGACACGGGTCTATGCGTGCTAAACGCTCACCGGATCAAGAGCCACCACCCTACCACCAGATCCAGTCTCAGAGACAG ACTCCTCAGAAAGTGATCCTACAGCGAGCTCCTGATGGAACTCCTCTGCAGTGGTATGAAGAAGAAGACTGCGAGATTGTAAGTCAGGTCTAG